Proteins from one Peromyscus eremicus unplaced genomic scaffold, PerEre_H2_v1 PerEre#2#chr22_unloc_1, whole genome shotgun sequence genomic window:
- the Gzmm gene encoding granzyme M: MAVHQSLLLLLALETLWAAGNTSETHIIGGQEAAPHSRPYMASLQKAGSHVCGGVLVHPKWVLTAAHCLSEPLEQLKLVLGLHHLHDFRDPGLTFYIARAIKHPGYNRNYGKDLALLKLDGRVQPSRNVRPLSLPRKSRARPADGAWCSIAGWGITHRGGHLAPALHELDLRVMNTRMCNNSRFWNGALEDDMLCLQAAESKSQAPCKGDSGGPLVCGKGQVDGILSFSSKHCTGIFKPPVAIAVAPYSPWIRKIIRGWSHQPLP; this comes from the exons ATGGCGGTCCACCAGTCCCTGCTGCTCTTGCTGGCCCTGGAGACACTGTGGGCAG CAGGCAACACATCTGAGACCCACATCATTGGGGGTCAAGAGGCTGCCCCACACTCTCGCCCATACATGGCCTCTCTACAGAAAGCCGGGTCTCATGTGTGTGGGGGAGTCCTTGTGCATCCGAAGTGGGTGTTGACGGCTGCCCACTGCCTGTCTGAGCC GCTGGAGCAGCTGAAGCTGGTGCTGGGCCTGCACCACCTCCACGACTTCCGAGATCCCGGCCTCACCTTCTACATCGCAAGAGCCATCAAGCACCCTGGCTACAATCGCAACTACGGAAAGGACCTGGCGCTGCTGAAG ctGGATGGGCGGGTGCAGCCCAGCAGGAATGTCCGACCGCTGTCCCTGCCAAGGAAGAGCCGAGCCAGGCCCGCAGACGGCGCTTGGTGCAGCATCGCTGGCTGGGGAATAACCCACCGAGGCGGGCACCTGGCTCCGGCCCTGCACGAGTTGGATCTGCGTGTGATGAACACCCGCATGTGTAACAACAGCCGCTTCTGGAACGGTGCCCTCGAGGACGACATGCTGTGCTTGCAGGCGGCGGAGTCCAAGAGCCAGGCACCCTGCAAG GGTGACTCTGGAGGGCCTCTGGTGTGTGGCAAAGGCCAGGTGGATGGGATCCTGTCTTTCAGCTCCAAACACTGCACAGGCATCTTCAAGCCCCCTGTGGCCATCGCCGTGGCCCCCTACAGCCCTTGGATCAGGAAGATCATCCGTGGCTGGTCACATCAGCCTCTGCCCTGA